Proteins encoded together in one Armatimonadota bacterium window:
- a CDS encoding sugar phosphate isomerase/epimerase codes for MRLGLQLFTVRDHVKSGQGLHQSLRRAKELGYEGVQISAVECMNGDRPEVDAKAGRTMLDEFGLECCATHRPIERFESSLELEILFHSVLRCPFPAIAVPPQWARDGGLDGYRRLADNLNQLDEKMRPTGLSMGYHNHAVEFERMGKGGERPFDILVERTEKSVHFILDTYWVWHAGVDLLEQIERLKGRIPVVHLKDKAVFGWEVDYAPVGEGNLNWARILPAFANAGTQWVVVEQDSSRRDIWDCVASSARFCRAALGALPV; via the coding sequence ATGCGGCTCGGCCTTCAACTCTTCACCGTTCGGGACCACGTCAAGTCCGGGCAGGGCTTGCATCAGTCGCTTCGAAGAGCCAAGGAACTCGGCTATGAAGGCGTTCAAATCTCGGCCGTGGAATGCATGAACGGGGACCGGCCCGAAGTGGACGCCAAGGCGGGCCGGACCATGCTTGACGAGTTTGGCCTGGAGTGCTGCGCCACGCATCGCCCGATTGAGCGCTTCGAGTCGAGCCTTGAGTTGGAGATCTTGTTTCACTCGGTGCTTCGGTGCCCCTTCCCCGCGATTGCCGTGCCGCCGCAATGGGCTCGCGACGGCGGGCTGGACGGCTATCGCAGGCTCGCCGACAACCTCAACCAGCTAGACGAGAAGATGAGGCCCACGGGGCTCTCGATGGGCTATCACAACCACGCTGTCGAGTTTGAGCGGATGGGCAAGGGCGGCGAAAGGCCCTTCGACATTCTGGTCGAGCGAACTGAGAAGTCGGTTCACTTCATCCTGGACACCTATTGGGTCTGGCATGCCGGCGTCGACCTTCTGGAGCAAATCGAGCGCCTTAAGGGGCGGATCCCGGTGGTCCACCTCAAGGATAAGGCGGTCTTTGGTTGGGAGGTGGACTATGCGCCGGTGGGTGAGGGCAACCTGAACTGGGCGCGCATCCTTCCGGCTTTCGCGAATGCGGGAACTCAATGGGTGGTCGTCGAGCAGGACTCTTCACGGCGCGACATCTGGGATTGCGTAGCGTCAAGCGCGCGGTTCTGCCGAGCAGCGCTTGGCGCCCTGCCGGTCTAG
- the cdd gene encoding cytidine deaminase — protein sequence MGNLDALVATAREARERAYCPYSGYAVGAAVLGADGVIYSGCNVENASYGLTVCAERTAIFAMVAAGCRSIREVVVATQDSGTPCGACRQVMSEFIESPEDVLVHCVDDSGGIRSLRFSELLPHAFRLGRDRG from the coding sequence ATGGGGAACCTCGATGCCCTGGTCGCCACCGCACGCGAGGCCCGGGAGCGCGCTTACTGCCCCTACAGCGGCTACGCGGTCGGCGCAGCGGTGCTAGGAGCGGATGGCGTCATCTATTCAGGCTGCAACGTCGAAAACGCCTCGTATGGTCTCACTGTGTGCGCCGAGCGGACGGCAATCTTCGCGATGGTGGCGGCGGGCTGCCGCTCGATCCGTGAGGTTGTCGTTGCAACCCAAGATTCCGGGACTCCCTGTGGGGCGTGTCGGCAGGTGATGTCGGAGTTCATCGAGAGTCCCGAGGATGTCCTTGTGCATTGCGTGGACGATTCTGGTGGGATCCGGTCCCTTCGCTTCAGCGAGCTATTGCCACATGCGTTTAGACTCGGAAGGGATAGGGGATAG
- a CDS encoding endonuclease MutS2, which translates to MHSLDVLEFEAIRSRLASRAETAIGGDIARQLAPSFDAAEVWARLALTAEAYALIGKESPPSLGAIRDVRSALTRAEKGFALGGQEIYEIGSALSAMRGMKRYLDSRRGDFPKLWPFVQNAPEAPRLEDSIFSSVEGSGEIKDSASPELSRIRQKIRSTQSKIVDRVQSYVSGKAREWLSDPIYTTREGRYVVPLKAEHKGKIRGIVHDSSASGQTVYIEPEDVLQMGNALREAESAEREECERVLTQLSGLIGTVAELAREGIESTGELDFVLACARLAYDFKGALPKKWDGYGIALTGARHPLLDPDRVVPVTITVGFGDRGLLITGPNTGGKTVAIKCVGLCALMAQSGLFPPADEVKLGAFSQVWADIGDEQSLQQSLSTFSGHIRNIADALKHLRPGALVLFDEIGAGTDPAEGAALAKAILSELTGRGAIVLASTHYGELKAFAYNTPGFQNAAMEFDVKSLRPTYRLIMGAPGASHALKIAERYGIPGDVVTKAKESLGSEAEDVGLMMEKLELAQRQSRIAQSDADKRLHELRKVQETAERKLKEADEIRRTVHAQASAQIEATLREIRIEAEEIFEELKKAKVDEKVVQAARGNLKALQSLGQEAKSQFEMTPEEAPGELKLEKGCKVKVEGYPQAGVLLDEPTKAQVAVQIGPLRITVASTKLTPVELLQRSPQKAQKNLSLQKAMSVGRELHIRAKRAEEALEELEKFLDDALLAGCDSVRIVHGKGEGILRGLVRERLRKHPHVASHREGEPGEGGHGVTIAVLR; encoded by the coding sequence ATGCATAGCTTGGACGTGTTGGAGTTCGAAGCGATTCGGAGTCGGCTCGCTTCGCGCGCCGAGACCGCGATCGGAGGCGACATCGCGCGCCAATTGGCTCCATCGTTTGATGCCGCAGAGGTTTGGGCACGGCTCGCACTGACCGCCGAGGCTTATGCCCTTATTGGCAAGGAGTCGCCGCCCTCGTTGGGTGCGATCCGCGACGTGCGCTCAGCGCTCACCCGTGCGGAAAAGGGCTTCGCGCTGGGTGGGCAGGAGATCTACGAGATCGGCTCGGCGCTCTCGGCGATGCGCGGGATGAAGCGCTATCTCGACTCCCGCCGGGGGGACTTTCCCAAGCTCTGGCCCTTCGTTCAGAACGCGCCCGAGGCCCCGCGGCTGGAGGACAGCATTTTCAGTTCCGTAGAAGGGAGCGGAGAGATCAAGGACTCGGCGAGCCCCGAACTGAGCCGAATCCGCCAGAAAATCCGCTCGACCCAGAGCAAGATTGTGGACCGCGTACAGAGCTACGTCAGCGGCAAGGCGCGCGAGTGGCTCTCGGACCCGATCTACACCACCCGCGAGGGCCGATACGTGGTCCCGCTAAAAGCCGAGCACAAAGGCAAGATCCGCGGCATCGTTCACGACAGCAGCGCGAGCGGGCAGACGGTCTATATCGAACCCGAGGACGTGCTCCAGATGGGCAACGCCTTGCGGGAAGCCGAATCGGCCGAGCGGGAGGAGTGCGAGCGCGTGCTGACCCAGCTCTCTGGCCTGATCGGGACCGTGGCGGAACTCGCGCGAGAGGGGATCGAGAGCACCGGGGAACTCGATTTTGTCCTGGCTTGCGCGCGGCTCGCCTATGACTTCAAAGGAGCGCTCCCCAAGAAGTGGGACGGCTATGGGATCGCCCTCACTGGCGCTCGGCATCCGCTTCTCGATCCTGACCGTGTGGTACCCGTGACCATTACGGTGGGGTTTGGCGATCGAGGACTTCTCATCACCGGACCCAACACAGGTGGGAAAACGGTGGCGATCAAGTGTGTGGGCCTATGCGCCCTGATGGCCCAATCCGGGCTCTTTCCCCCGGCTGACGAGGTGAAGCTTGGGGCGTTTTCCCAGGTCTGGGCGGACATCGGCGACGAACAGAGCCTTCAGCAATCGCTTTCCACCTTCAGCGGGCACATCCGAAACATCGCCGACGCTTTGAAGCATCTGCGCCCGGGCGCGCTGGTGCTCTTCGATGAGATCGGAGCGGGCACGGACCCGGCTGAGGGCGCGGCGCTGGCGAAGGCGATCCTCAGCGAACTCACCGGCCGCGGCGCGATCGTGCTTGCGAGTACCCACTATGGTGAGTTGAAAGCGTTCGCCTACAACACCCCCGGGTTCCAGAACGCCGCGATGGAGTTCGATGTGAAATCCCTGCGCCCGACCTACCGGCTGATCATGGGCGCTCCTGGCGCGAGCCACGCGCTCAAGATCGCGGAGCGGTACGGGATTCCCGGCGACGTCGTGACAAAGGCCAAGGAGTCCTTGGGGTCCGAGGCCGAAGACGTCGGGCTGATGATGGAGAAGCTGGAGCTTGCACAGCGCCAGTCGCGCATCGCCCAGAGCGACGCCGACAAGCGGCTCCACGAGCTAAGGAAGGTCCAGGAAACCGCCGAGCGCAAGCTGAAGGAAGCCGACGAGATCCGGCGGACCGTCCACGCCCAGGCTAGCGCCCAGATCGAAGCGACCCTTCGCGAAATCCGGATAGAAGCGGAGGAGATTTTCGAGGAGCTGAAGAAGGCCAAGGTGGACGAGAAGGTGGTCCAAGCCGCCCGGGGCAACCTGAAGGCGCTTCAATCGCTGGGGCAAGAGGCGAAATCTCAGTTCGAGATGACACCCGAGGAGGCCCCAGGTGAGCTTAAGCTCGAAAAGGGCTGCAAGGTAAAGGTGGAGGGCTACCCACAAGCGGGAGTGCTTCTGGACGAGCCCACAAAGGCCCAAGTCGCCGTGCAGATCGGCCCTTTGAGGATCACGGTGGCCAGCACCAAGCTCACACCCGTGGAATTGCTCCAGCGCAGCCCGCAGAAGGCGCAGAAGAACCTCTCACTTCAAAAGGCCATGTCCGTTGGCAGAGAGCTGCACATACGCGCCAAGCGGGCCGAAGAAGCCCTCGAGGAGCTTGAGAAATTCCTGGACGACGCCTTGTTGGCTGGCTGCGACAGCGTTCGCATCGTGCATGGCAAGGGCGAGGGGATTCTGCGAGGTTTGGTTCGTGAGAGATTGCGAAAGCACCCTCATGTCGCATCGCACCGCGAGGGCGAACCGGGTGAAGGGGGGCACGGCGTGACAATCGCCGTGCTAAGGTAA
- a CDS encoding lysophospholipid acyltransferase family protein yields the protein MKAWWRRRRKFLLGGLVFWFARLLWLSMRVKVIGKENALPCGRGRIFVGWHGKTLMPANYFYKQGVWALFSLSNDGELQSRIFKRFGFQVIRGSTGRGGARALIESIRVLRAGDAMAITPDGPRGPECRVQPGVLAMAQKSGAVLVPVGTSARHATRLGTWDRYMIPWFFTKGAVCFGEPLEVAANATEAELEAVRLALERAVERAEDEADRACGRTPPVRSSVSSVSEALSRAPATEDEGALHEVQRN from the coding sequence GTGAAGGCCTGGTGGCGTCGGCGTCGCAAGTTCTTGCTTGGCGGGCTCGTCTTCTGGTTTGCCCGCTTGCTCTGGCTGTCGATGCGCGTCAAGGTGATCGGCAAAGAGAACGCTCTGCCGTGTGGCAGGGGGCGCATCTTTGTGGGCTGGCATGGGAAGACGCTGATGCCCGCCAACTACTTCTACAAACAGGGGGTCTGGGCACTGTTTAGCCTCTCGAACGATGGCGAGCTACAGTCCAGGATCTTCAAGCGGTTCGGATTTCAGGTGATCCGCGGGAGCACGGGACGAGGCGGTGCCAGGGCCCTCATCGAGAGCATCCGGGTGCTGCGCGCCGGCGACGCGATGGCCATCACACCCGATGGCCCGCGTGGCCCCGAGTGCCGCGTCCAACCCGGGGTGCTGGCGATGGCCCAGAAGTCCGGCGCCGTGCTGGTGCCTGTCGGAACGTCCGCGCGGCACGCCACGCGGCTCGGCACCTGGGACCGCTACATGATCCCGTGGTTTTTTACAAAAGGAGCCGTCTGCTTTGGCGAGCCGCTTGAAGTGGCCGCGAACGCGACGGAAGCCGAACTGGAAGCCGTCCGGCTGGCCTTGGAGCGAGCCGTCGAACGGGCAGAAGACGAAGCGGACCGGGCCTGCGGAAGGACGCCGCCGGTCCGGTCCAGCGTCAGTTCGGTCTCAGAGGCGTTGTCGCGAGCGCCTGCAACTGAGGATGAAGGAGCCCTTCACGAGGTCCAGCGGAACTGA
- a CDS encoding 50S ribosomal protein L25: protein MSVLNAEPRSTDSSITLKQLRRTGVVPMAIIEKGKGTVAVQANEKEIRDIIRQAHRQFQIKVSGESGARDVMITKIEKDPLATSIIHVSVMQVAGTDIVTLDVPVVSVGTPDTVARHEASLLHPTTHVKLKGQVKAIPEQIEVEVGGLELGASIHAGDLKLPAGVECITPAEAIVVTVKVLRAAEVEEAPVEDGGVEPEIVGAKSEDDGE from the coding sequence ATGTCTGTCCTTAACGCCGAACCCCGATCCACCGACTCTTCCATCACGCTCAAGCAGTTGCGCCGCACGGGCGTCGTCCCGATGGCCATCATCGAAAAGGGCAAGGGAACCGTGGCCGTTCAGGCTAACGAGAAGGAGATTCGCGACATCATCCGCCAGGCCCATCGCCAGTTCCAGATCAAGGTTTCGGGTGAATCCGGCGCCCGCGACGTCATGATCACCAAGATCGAGAAAGACCCGTTGGCAACCTCCATCATCCATGTCTCGGTCATGCAGGTCGCAGGAACCGACATTGTAACCTTGGATGTTCCGGTGGTCTCGGTGGGTACGCCAGACACGGTGGCCCGACACGAAGCTTCCCTGCTCCACCCCACGACACACGTCAAACTCAAGGGCCAGGTCAAGGCCATCCCTGAGCAGATCGAGGTCGAGGTCGGCGGACTGGAGCTCGGTGCCTCGATCCATGCCGGCGACCTCAAGCTTCCTGCTGGCGTGGAGTGCATCACCCCCGCCGAAGCCATCGTGGTGACCGTTAAGGTTCTAAGGGCGGCAGAAGTTGAAGAAGCGCCTGTCGAGGATGGCGGCGTGGAGCCGGAAATCGTCGGCGCCAAGTCTGAGGACGACGGAGAATAA
- a CDS encoding adenylate/guanylate cyclase domain-containing protein: MRSELEGGANEGSQQFGEQNVEQMLLLAERLRAEHGGDLDDSVILAVSEACNLPPAYVRLIINRLPDKKKGSLFQRLRKGFLALETDDRRYVIAGTLGALIAALNIAGLKLQDQWGLFDTLSLILLGVGLWNSAVSPNSRTAAFAGGLLGLSFFIMRSVFAMALRLTNVQFATPLFIPFGLGGMLAGIIVHRFANANRQKLGLQDPQEERQQLLRQLVELQDKLREGEQSMTFLSLDIVGSTKMKEYADPLSVEFTFTEYHKFCDMAARRFGGRVHSTAGDGVTCAFQHPQQAFQSARFIQAGLVELNAFRNKIGVPIVLRAGIHTGTVVAPPGQDISKINFSHVIDIAAHLQKTAPPGGVAISEDAAKMLPGGVTAVGSDQVEASGVAGRVWSPRVVAADGAQPPPIPPQAAPPPFDLDTQGTSLEGA, from the coding sequence GTGAGGTCAGAACTAGAAGGCGGCGCGAACGAGGGCTCGCAACAATTCGGCGAGCAGAACGTCGAGCAGATGCTCCTGCTCGCCGAACGTCTGCGCGCGGAGCACGGCGGCGACCTGGACGATTCGGTCATCCTCGCGGTCTCCGAAGCCTGCAACCTGCCTCCAGCATACGTTCGGCTCATCATCAACCGCCTGCCCGACAAGAAGAAGGGAAGCCTCTTCCAGAGGTTGAGAAAGGGTTTCCTTGCCCTGGAGACCGATGATCGAAGGTATGTGATTGCAGGCACCCTGGGAGCGCTCATTGCCGCCCTAAACATCGCGGGTCTGAAGCTCCAGGACCAATGGGGGCTCTTTGACACCCTGTCGCTGATTCTCCTTGGCGTCGGGCTCTGGAACAGCGCCGTTAGCCCCAATTCCCGGACGGCGGCGTTCGCGGGCGGTCTGTTGGGGCTGTCCTTTTTCATCATGCGGTCGGTGTTCGCGATGGCTCTGCGACTAACCAACGTCCAGTTCGCCACGCCTCTGTTCATCCCGTTCGGTCTCGGTGGCATGCTCGCCGGCATCATCGTCCATCGCTTTGCGAACGCGAACCGCCAGAAGCTGGGCCTTCAAGACCCCCAAGAGGAGCGCCAGCAGCTCCTAAGGCAATTGGTGGAGCTACAGGACAAGCTCCGCGAGGGCGAGCAGAGCATGACGTTTCTGAGCCTCGACATCGTAGGCTCGACGAAGATGAAGGAATACGCTGACCCGCTCAGCGTCGAATTCACCTTCACGGAGTACCACAAGTTCTGCGACATGGCGGCGAGGCGGTTCGGCGGAAGGGTGCACTCCACAGCGGGCGACGGCGTCACCTGCGCGTTCCAGCATCCCCAGCAGGCTTTCCAGTCCGCAAGGTTCATCCAGGCGGGCCTGGTCGAACTCAACGCGTTCCGCAACAAGATCGGCGTGCCGATCGTGCTCCGCGCCGGGATTCACACCGGGACGGTCGTCGCTCCGCCGGGCCAAGACATCTCCAAGATCAACTTTTCACACGTGATCGATATTGCCGCCCACCTGCAGAAGACGGCCCCTCCCGGAGGCGTTGCCATCAGCGAGGACGCAGCGAAAATGCTGCCTGGAGGCGTAACGGCCGTAGGGTCTGACCAGGTCGAGGCTTCCGGTGTTGCCGGCCGCGTTTGGAGCCCCAGAGTCGTCGCGGCCGACGGCGCCCAGCCTCCGCCGATACCGCCTCAAGCGGCGCCTCCACCTTTCGATCTCGACACCCAGGGCACGAGCCTGGAAGGCGCGTAA
- a CDS encoding YebC/PmpR family DNA-binding transcriptional regulator, with amino-acid sequence MAGHSKWKNIRLRKGKQDAIRGKAFTRLSREIIVAARMGGGNVGDNVRLRIAISKAREVSMPADTIEKAIKRGTGELAGEAMEELTYEGYGPGGAAVIVEVTTENRNRTVADLRHAFSKCGGNLAENGSVSWRFKRLAEIIVPKASHDEDEFTLQAIDAGAEEVSTDEESFTVHTAVEGMHKACEALEGAGYKVEEANITYVPSDMAAPAADDLPKIARLLDMLEELDDVKETYVNVDLPEDVFDSA; translated from the coding sequence ATGGCTGGCCACAGCAAATGGAAGAACATCAGGCTCCGCAAAGGAAAGCAGGACGCGATCCGCGGCAAAGCATTCACCAGACTCAGCCGCGAGATCATCGTTGCGGCGCGCATGGGCGGCGGCAACGTCGGTGACAACGTTCGCTTGAGGATCGCGATCTCCAAAGCGCGCGAAGTCTCGATGCCCGCGGACACGATTGAAAAGGCTATCAAGCGCGGCACCGGCGAGCTTGCCGGCGAGGCGATGGAAGAGCTGACTTATGAGGGCTACGGCCCCGGAGGCGCTGCGGTGATCGTCGAGGTGACGACGGAAAACCGAAACCGAACCGTCGCCGACCTGCGCCACGCCTTCTCCAAGTGCGGAGGGAACCTGGCGGAGAACGGCTCTGTGAGCTGGAGGTTCAAGCGCCTCGCGGAGATCATCGTGCCGAAAGCCAGCCACGACGAGGACGAATTCACCCTTCAAGCCATCGACGCCGGCGCAGAGGAAGTCTCGACCGACGAAGAGTCCTTCACCGTGCACACCGCCGTCGAAGGCATGCACAAAGCGTGCGAAGCACTCGAAGGCGCGGGCTACAAGGTGGAAGAAGCTAACATCACCTACGTTCCGAGCGACATGGCCGCGCCTGCGGCCGACGACCTTCCGAAAATCGCCCGCCTACTGGACATGCTGGAAGAACTCGACGACGTAAAGGAGACGTACGTGAACGTCGACCTGCCGGAAGACGTCTTCGATTCGGCGTGA
- a CDS encoding TatD family hydrolase — MEIFDTHCHLNLPEAFSDPKAAIEEAREAGVTRFVVVGIDGPSSVRAVELAERFEGVYSAVGWHPNSAATWGPEARGLVEELLNHPRTVALGEIGLDYHWDFATPEQQSVCLVDQLDMAKDAGKPVVFHCRNAYDDLLRVLEDRPGQPYLFHCFSGTDEHAERCLAMDALFGFDGPLTYRNSEGLRELFARLPETTLVLETDSPYLSPEPLRGKPNRPAYLRYVNQTAAHVRALPPEKMAAITTSNAMRFFGI; from the coding sequence GTGGAGATCTTCGACACCCACTGCCATCTGAACTTGCCGGAGGCTTTCTCCGACCCTAAGGCGGCTATCGAGGAGGCTCGGGAGGCGGGCGTGACGCGGTTCGTCGTTGTGGGGATCGACGGCCCCTCCAGCGTTCGGGCCGTCGAACTGGCGGAGCGCTTTGAAGGTGTCTACAGCGCTGTCGGATGGCACCCAAACAGCGCGGCAACCTGGGGTCCTGAGGCGCGGGGCCTGGTTGAGGAACTGCTGAATCACCCTCGCACCGTGGCTTTGGGCGAGATTGGGCTTGATTACCACTGGGACTTTGCCACCCCCGAGCAGCAAAGTGTCTGCCTCGTGGACCAACTCGACATGGCGAAGGACGCCGGCAAACCGGTGGTGTTCCACTGCCGAAACGCCTATGACGATCTGCTCAGAGTCCTGGAAGACAGACCGGGTCAGCCCTACTTGTTTCACTGCTTTTCGGGGACCGACGAGCACGCGGAACGGTGCCTGGCCATGGACGCGCTGTTCGGGTTCGATGGGCCGCTGACTTACAGGAATTCGGAGGGTTTGCGAGAGCTCTTTGCGCGGCTCCCAGAGACCACCCTGGTACTCGAGACCGACAGCCCCTACCTGTCGCCGGAGCCGCTTCGAGGCAAGCCCAACCGGCCCGCCTACCTCCGATATGTGAACCAAACCGCTGCCCATGTCCGTGCCCTGCCGCCCGAGAAAATGGCGGCGATCACCACATCGAATGCCATGAGGTTCTTCGGCATTTGA
- a CDS encoding CofH family radical SAM protein, producing the protein MSAAIRILGNELLPIYDKVQREERLTFEDGMVLASTPNLTGLGFLANIVRERRHGANTYWVRNQHINYTNICNKFCKFCSFYAKKGGPEPYEMTLDEVRRRLEWHRDVACTEIHMVGGVNPRLPYEYYLGLVRTVKEAIPGVHVKAFTAVEIAEIARVGKTTIEGALRDLIEAGLDSLPGGGIEVLSDRVHQELFGKKLRGEEWLAVARIAAKLGLKQYATMLYGHIETNEERVDHLIQLRELQDETGHFLTFTPLSFHPEGTELENLEHATADLDLRMVALSRLMLDNFDHIKSFWIMNTVPVTQMALWYGADDADGTVHEYEITYSDSDIGNKKQVLTVDGMKRMISEVGRVPVERDSLYNEIVRTETPEPNAQRRLTAIPVAGS; encoded by the coding sequence ATGTCAGCGGCCATTCGCATCCTCGGAAACGAACTGCTTCCCATCTACGACAAGGTGCAGCGCGAAGAGCGACTGACCTTCGAGGACGGGATGGTGCTCGCCTCCACCCCGAACCTGACGGGCTTGGGATTCCTCGCAAACATCGTCCGAGAGCGAAGGCACGGCGCGAACACCTACTGGGTACGGAACCAGCACATCAACTACACCAATATCTGCAACAAATTCTGTAAATTCTGCTCGTTTTACGCCAAGAAGGGGGGGCCGGAACCCTACGAGATGACCCTCGACGAGGTGCGCCGAAGGCTCGAATGGCATCGAGACGTGGCCTGCACCGAAATCCACATGGTCGGCGGCGTCAATCCGCGCCTCCCCTATGAGTACTACCTCGGGCTCGTGCGCACCGTCAAAGAGGCGATCCCGGGGGTCCACGTGAAGGCGTTCACGGCGGTGGAGATCGCCGAAATCGCGAGGGTCGGCAAGACGACGATCGAGGGCGCGCTCAGGGACCTGATCGAGGCCGGTCTCGACTCTTTGCCAGGCGGCGGAATCGAGGTGCTCTCCGACCGGGTTCACCAGGAGCTGTTTGGAAAGAAGCTTCGTGGTGAAGAGTGGCTCGCCGTAGCGCGCATCGCCGCAAAGCTCGGTTTGAAGCAGTACGCCACGATGCTCTACGGCCACATCGAGACGAACGAGGAGCGCGTGGACCACTTGATCCAGCTCCGCGAGCTTCAGGATGAGACCGGACACTTTCTCACGTTCACGCCGCTCTCCTTCCACCCCGAGGGCACGGAACTGGAAAACCTGGAGCACGCCACCGCGGACTTGGACCTGCGCATGGTCGCGCTCTCGCGCCTGATGCTCGACAACTTCGATCATATCAAGAGCTTCTGGATCATGAACACCGTTCCGGTGACTCAGATGGCGCTGTGGTACGGGGCCGATGATGCGGATGGAACCGTCCATGAGTATGAGATCACTTACTCGGACTCGGACATCGGCAACAAGAAGCAGGTGCTCACGGTGGACGGCATGAAGAGGATGATCTCTGAGGTCGGGAGGGTTCCGGTCGAGCGGGACTCCCTCTACAACGAGATCGTGCGCACGGAAACTCCTGAGCCCAACGCCCAGCGGCGGCTCACGGCCATCCCTGTGGCAGGAAGCTAG
- a CDS encoding rhomboid family intramembrane serine protease — protein MSTFRLPWVSLVLIAGSIATAFAQLWQPELVETFGFQIAHPSFQTALSSLFLHANTLHLLGNMVFLAAVGPAVETTIGPWRLITTYLVGGLGGVALHWALANRALYDEPLVGASGAIAACVGLFSVRYHASRVPLAPRVSAPILAVASIWLVIQVLGAFVHIGSVEGGMAYWAHIGGFAAGLLLSVTFRMDRHAQLDAAQANLQRMEQRSAGAVIKAAEQSLQAGSKDPKVLRQLADAQRTVGDHDKESEALLAGLDRFEVEDRAQAIERLSELQALSALTVSRRKRMADQLKASHPKAASSLLESVVEETRSSPELPDALLLLAEVQKEIDPARAQGHVDEIFRDFPMHPAAEVARTRGWSS, from the coding sequence GTGAGCACCTTTCGCCTGCCTTGGGTTTCGCTTGTCCTGATCGCAGGCAGCATCGCGACTGCTTTTGCGCAGCTATGGCAGCCCGAACTGGTGGAAACCTTTGGGTTTCAGATCGCGCATCCGTCCTTCCAGACCGCCCTAAGCAGCCTCTTCCTTCACGCGAACACCCTGCACCTGCTTGGAAACATGGTGTTTCTGGCGGCCGTGGGACCGGCGGTGGAGACCACGATCGGGCCCTGGAGGCTTATCACGACCTATCTGGTGGGCGGATTGGGCGGTGTCGCGCTCCATTGGGCGCTCGCCAACCGTGCGCTCTACGACGAGCCTCTGGTAGGTGCAAGCGGAGCCATCGCCGCCTGCGTTGGGCTTTTCTCCGTGCGCTACCACGCCTCAAGGGTGCCCTTGGCGCCCAGAGTCAGCGCGCCAATCCTGGCGGTCGCGTCCATCTGGCTCGTGATCCAGGTCCTGGGGGCTTTCGTCCACATTGGCAGCGTAGAAGGAGGCATGGCCTATTGGGCGCACATTGGCGGCTTTGCTGCAGGACTCCTGCTGAGTGTCACCTTTCGCATGGACCGTCATGCCCAACTCGACGCGGCTCAGGCGAACCTACAGCGCATGGAACAGCGCAGCGCGGGCGCCGTGATCAAGGCCGCGGAGCAATCCCTTCAGGCGGGTTCGAAAGACCCCAAAGTGCTTCGCCAATTGGCCGACGCGCAGCGAACCGTGGGTGACCACGACAAAGAGTCTGAAGCGCTTTTGGCAGGGCTGGACCGGTTCGAAGTTGAGGACCGCGCACAGGCCATCGAAAGGCTCTCGGAGCTTCAGGCCCTCTCGGCGCTGACGGTTTCCAGGCGCAAGCGCATGGCCGACCAACTCAAAGCGTCCCATCCCAAGGCCGCTTCGTCGCTGCTCGAGTCGGTCGTCGAGGAAACGCGGTCTTCGCCGGAGCTTCCCGACGCGCTGCTTCTCTTGGCTGAAGTTCAAAAGGAGATCGATCCGGCGCGCGCGCAAGGCCATGTCGACGAGATCTTCCGGGATTTCCCGATGCATCCGGCCGCCGAGGTCGCGCGGACCCGAGGGTGGTCCTCGTGA